In one window of Henckelia pumila isolate YLH828 chromosome 1, ASM3356847v2, whole genome shotgun sequence DNA:
- the LOC140860202 gene encoding uncharacterized protein: MNTTTLPWAEFRRLFLKKYFTAEVRARLKMEFLSLRQGDLSVAEFVVKFERGCHFVPLIGDEAEKLQHFIVGLRLTIRRDVLMAEPADYASALRRVLRSEQTLRDISAEAQSKRPLPSHGPQQQHGKRSFTGPQRQQGPFRPQGHLAHRPQGNHAQRPQGHQAQRPAPPKTGERPICPSCHRSHHGQCLIGAGVCYRCKKPGHVFLDCPFRKTPTQGRVYVMQAEEADLDTTLITGRILVVGVTTRALLDSGATHFFSSETFACKRGIEFEELFGGFTVTIPSGEELSTRNIVKNLELLLQGQIVSADLIVLPMPEFDLILGMDWMTKNAVVIDFQQRSVLVRPEGEEPFLFEATRGSRRTQIISFMQDKKLVHDGCKAFLASLSLTELPTRPDISDVDVVRDFEDLFLGNVAGIPPDREVEFSINLVPGTVPISKAPYRLAPTKMKELKEQIQELLNKGFIRPSISPWGAPVLFVKKKDGSLRLCIDYRELNGVTVKNKYPLPRIEDLFDQLQGASKVDPSKVQAVKEWSAPKNASEIRSFLGLAGYYKKFIKSFSSIAVPLITFERVGAR, translated from the exons ATGAACACGACTACCCTACCTTGGGCTGAGTTTAGGaggctttttttaaaaaagtattttACTGCGGAAGTGAGAGCTCGTTTGAAGATGGAGTTTCTGAGCCTGCGACAGGGAGATCTATCAGTGGCTGAGTTTGTGGTGAAATTTGAGCGAGGTTGCCACTTTGTGCCTTTGATTGGGGATGAGGCGGAGAAGCTCCAGCACTTCATTGTTGGGCTACGACTCACTATCCGACGAGATGTACTCATGGCAGAGCCAGCTGACTATGCTTCGGCGCTCAGACGAGTTTTGAGGTCtgagcagactttgagggaCATCAGCGCTGAGGCGCAGAGTAAGAGGCCGCTACCATCTCATGGTCCGCAGCAGCAGCATGGTAAGAGGTCATTCACTGGGCCGCAGCGTCAGCAGGGACCCTTTAGACCTCAGGGGCATCTGGCCCATAGACCCCAGGGGAATCATGCCCAGAGACCTCAGGGACACCAGGCGCAGAGACCCGCTCCTCCCAAGACTGGGGAGAGGCCCATATGCCCGAGTTGCCACCGTTCTCATCATGGACAGTGTCTGATAGGTGCCGGAGTCTGTTATCGgtgcaagaagccaggacaCGTGTTTTTGGATTGCCCGTTTCGCAAGACGCCGACTCAAGGGAGAGTctatgtgatgcaggccgaggaggccgACCTTGATACCACGCTCATCACAG GTAGAATATTAGTAGTCGGAGTAACCACTAGAGCTTTGCTAGATTCGGGGGCTACTCATTTTTTTAGTTCGGAGACCTTTGCTTGTAAGCGGGGTATTGAGTTCGAAGAGCTGTTTGGTGGTTTCACAGTGACTATCCCATCAGGGGAAGAGCTGTCCACAAGGAATATAGTGAAGAATCTTGAGCTTCTATTGCAAGGGCAAATAGTGAGTGCAGATCTGATAGTGTTGCCCATGCCTGAGTTCGATTTGAtacttgggatggattggatgacaAAGAATGCTGTAGTGATCGACTTTCAACAGAGATCAGTGTTGGTCAGACCAGAGGGAGAGGAACCATTTTTGTTTGAGGCTACTAGGGGTTCGAGGAGGACTCAGATTATATCTTTCATGCAAGATAAGAAGTTGGTGCATGATGGATGTAAGGCATTTTtagccagtttatctttgacGGAGTTGCCAACACGTCCAGATATTTCAGACGTGGACGTCGTCAGAGATTTTGAAGATTTGTTTCTAGGCAATGTTGCAGGTATCCCACCTGATAGAGAAGTCGAGTTCTCTATCAACTTGGTACCCGGTACTGTGCCaatttctaaggcaccgtatagATTGGCTCCTACGAaaatgaaagaactgaaagaacagattcaagagttgcttaACAAAGGGTTCATACGCCCTAGTATCTCTCCGTGGGGCGCACCGGtactctttgtgaagaagaaggacgggaGTTTAAGGttgtgcatagactaccgagAATTGAATGGAGtgacggtaaagaacaagtacccacttCCCAGAATTgaggatctctttgatcagttgcaaggagcctct aaaGTAGACCCCTCCAAAGTTCAAGCAGTTAAGGAGTGGTCTGCACCTAAAAATgcatcggagattcgcagttttctcgGATTGGCCGGTTACTATAAGAAGTTTATCAAGAGCTTTTCATCCATTGCAGTTCCTTTAATAacatttgaaagagtgggtgcccggtga